Proteins from one Rubripirellula tenax genomic window:
- a CDS encoding DUF3565 domain-containing protein, whose protein sequence is MKQQISGFHTDDEGHWVAQLACGHNQHVRHDPPWMNRKWVTTEQGRQSMLDCLLNCKKCDENAAPDERP, encoded by the coding sequence ATGAAACAACAGATTTCCGGTTTCCATACCGACGACGAGGGACACTGGGTTGCACAACTTGCTTGCGGGCACAACCAACACGTTCGACACGATCCGCCATGGATGAATCGAAAGTGGGTCACGACCGAGCAAGGTCGCCAGTCGATGCTTGATTGTTTGCTGAATTGTAAGAAGTGTGACGAGAACGCGGCACCCGATGAACGACCTTGA
- a CDS encoding c-type heme family protein: MKYYFFALILIASLLALSPLSAQKPSEQSQAEKISAATSVAEARARARLLHESFRGTLQVVHRDFFDEDNAHAIPSASIEDVFDVLAESYQVQLKWLIVETDIINVDHKPSDAFERAAVAALKNGKPNHEEVEENRYRFAGPIRLASQCLKCHVKHRTSTEDRTAGLSISMPLEKGP, from the coding sequence ATGAAGTATTATTTTTTTGCCTTGATCTTGATCGCTTCGTTGTTGGCATTGAGTCCGTTGTCGGCGCAAAAGCCATCCGAACAATCGCAAGCCGAGAAAATATCTGCTGCCACCAGCGTCGCCGAAGCTCGTGCTCGTGCAAGGCTATTGCACGAGTCTTTTCGCGGCACGTTGCAGGTTGTCCATCGAGATTTCTTCGACGAAGACAACGCACACGCAATCCCCTCCGCGTCGATTGAGGATGTCTTCGACGTGTTAGCGGAAAGCTACCAAGTTCAGCTGAAATGGTTGATTGTTGAGACCGACATCATCAACGTCGATCACAAGCCTAGCGATGCTTTTGAGAGGGCGGCTGTTGCGGCTCTCAAAAACGGCAAGCCAAACCACGAAGAGGTTGAAGAGAATCGCTACCGGTTTGCGGGACCGATCCGGTTGGCGTCGCAATGCTTGAAGTGTCATGTCAAGCATCGCACCAGCACCGAAGATCGAACGGCGGGACTGTCGATCTCAATGCCGCTGGAAAAGGGACCGTAG
- a CDS encoding DMT family transporter produces the protein MAPWILLFIAGLFETGWAVGQKYTDGFTRIWPSVWTILALIASMFLLALAVRNLPIGTAYPVWVGIGAIGTAVYGVLFFGESLSPARILFLLLMLVAIIGLKATAAPSAADKTESVVAK, from the coding sequence ATGGCGCCGTGGATACTGTTGTTCATCGCTGGCTTGTTTGAGACCGGGTGGGCTGTTGGGCAAAAGTACACCGACGGATTTACAAGAATCTGGCCGTCCGTGTGGACCATTTTGGCGTTGATCGCAAGCATGTTTTTGCTCGCACTTGCCGTCCGAAATTTACCCATTGGAACCGCCTATCCCGTTTGGGTCGGAATCGGAGCGATCGGAACCGCCGTGTATGGTGTGCTTTTCTTTGGCGAATCCTTGTCCCCCGCGCGGATCCTGTTCTTGCTGTTGATGTTAGTCGCGATCATCGGCTTGAAAGCAACGGCTGCACCCTCAGCCGCGGACAAGACGGAATCCGTAGTCGCAAAGTGA
- a CDS encoding arylsulfatase — MLQLQAVSTTQFKALGTLWNASRHLGHRVSALALATCAAAFWLNTEITATAADTGDRPNVVVIMVDDLGYSDIGCYGSEIETPNLDRLAEDGLRFSQFYNTAKCHSSRVSLLTGQYCNAAGNESLANAVTSAEVLAANDYTTMMTGKWHLDREPTDLGFSRYFGHLSGACNYFLGDKTFRLDGEPFEVPNRGFYTTVANIDYALEFLDDARDTDDPWYLYVAFNAPHAPLQALPDDYEKYEGVYESGWDVMREARVEKQLEIKLLENVDKPSPRPEHIPAWDNLTDERRDFEVKRMQTLAAMIDRVDQEIGRLMKDLEDAGELDNTLIWFVSDNGACPYDRHSDNVEAEPTSGNVNWSDSTGWAWARNSPFRYYKQNQFEGGISTPAIVHWPDGLKTDRGSIHRGAAHLIDVMPTLAEVSGSTIPTTFEGRDLRPVSGQSLLPIFQGGEIEREQPIHFVFAKDRGLRDGDWKAVSFKGETWELYNVKDDRIEMKNLADAEPERLTAMVDQWMQISKDVLHATRPMLAAATSAVLPHHHPEWTNFDTAPGESSRRNRKKADPAANPKTEKAAKKPRTIRARKNTEMEISDGKLNLTFTGDDPGLAIDRLPETLPAGPYVLAFRLRSNAKGDGELFFTADPEITLPDGTRVEFPVDPDNKWHEYRVRIQTTDRIDKLRLDICDGPGNATIEQLRLTNETDETLVAFP, encoded by the coding sequence ATGTTGCAGCTTCAAGCCGTTTCGACAACTCAATTCAAAGCCCTCGGTACTCTCTGGAACGCTTCCCGGCACTTGGGTCACAGAGTTTCCGCTCTTGCCCTGGCCACCTGTGCCGCAGCTTTCTGGCTGAACACTGAAATCACTGCGACTGCAGCAGATACGGGTGACCGCCCGAATGTTGTTGTGATCATGGTCGATGATCTCGGGTACTCGGACATCGGTTGCTATGGCAGCGAGATCGAAACGCCCAACCTGGATCGCTTGGCCGAGGACGGATTGCGTTTCAGTCAGTTTTACAACACGGCAAAATGTCACTCGTCGCGTGTTTCCTTACTGACGGGTCAGTATTGCAATGCAGCGGGCAACGAGTCGCTTGCAAATGCCGTTACATCGGCGGAAGTGTTGGCCGCAAACGACTACACCACAATGATGACGGGCAAGTGGCACCTCGATCGCGAACCCACAGATCTCGGTTTCAGCCGTTACTTTGGTCACCTCAGCGGGGCGTGCAATTATTTCCTGGGCGATAAGACGTTCCGGCTCGATGGCGAACCCTTCGAGGTTCCCAACCGCGGTTTTTATACAACGGTCGCTAACATCGACTACGCGCTCGAATTCCTGGACGACGCGCGAGACACCGACGATCCGTGGTATCTGTATGTCGCCTTCAACGCGCCTCACGCACCGCTTCAAGCACTTCCCGACGACTACGAAAAGTACGAAGGCGTTTACGAAAGCGGATGGGACGTGATGCGAGAGGCTCGTGTCGAAAAGCAACTCGAAATCAAGCTGCTCGAAAACGTTGACAAGCCAAGCCCGCGCCCGGAACACATTCCTGCTTGGGACAATCTTACGGATGAGCGTCGCGATTTCGAAGTGAAGCGTATGCAAACACTCGCAGCGATGATCGATCGCGTCGACCAAGAGATCGGCCGGTTGATGAAAGACTTGGAAGACGCCGGCGAACTGGACAACACGTTGATCTGGTTCGTGTCCGACAACGGCGCGTGCCCGTACGATCGCCACAGCGACAACGTGGAAGCCGAACCGACATCGGGCAACGTCAATTGGAGCGATTCGACGGGATGGGCGTGGGCACGCAACAGCCCGTTTCGATACTACAAACAAAATCAATTCGAAGGCGGCATCAGCACTCCGGCAATCGTCCATTGGCCCGATGGCTTGAAAACCGATCGCGGCAGCATCCACCGCGGCGCCGCGCATCTGATCGACGTGATGCCCACGTTGGCGGAAGTGTCGGGATCGACCATCCCGACCACGTTCGAAGGACGGGACCTACGACCGGTATCGGGTCAATCGTTGCTGCCGATTTTTCAAGGTGGCGAGATTGAACGCGAGCAACCGATTCACTTCGTTTTCGCCAAAGATCGCGGACTTCGCGACGGCGATTGGAAGGCGGTCAGTTTCAAAGGCGAAACGTGGGAGCTGTACAACGTCAAAGACGACCGGATCGAAATGAAAAATCTGGCGGACGCCGAACCCGAACGATTGACCGCGATGGTCGACCAGTGGATGCAGATCAGCAAAGACGTGCTGCACGCGACCAGGCCCATGTTGGCGGCGGCGACAAGCGCGGTGCTGCCTCACCATCATCCCGAATGGACCAACTTCGACACGGCACCCGGTGAAAGTTCACGCCGCAATCGAAAGAAGGCTGACCCAGCCGCGAATCCGAAGACCGAGAAAGCCGCCAAGAAGCCGAGGACGATTCGTGCGCGCAAGAACACCGAAATGGAAATCAGCGACGGGAAACTGAACCTGACGTTCACCGGTGACGATCCGGGATTGGCGATCGATCGGCTTCCCGAAACGCTTCCCGCCGGACCTTACGTGTTGGCGTTTCGATTGCGGTCGAATGCGAAAGGTGACGGCGAACTATTTTTCACCGCCGATCCCGAAATCACGCTGCCCGATGGAACGCGTGTTGAATTTCCCGTCGACCCGGACAACAAATGGCACGAATACCGCGTCAGAATCCAAACAACCGATCGAATCGACAAGCTTCGGCTGGACATCTGCGACGGACCGGGCAACGCCACGATCGAACAGTTGCGTTTGACCAACGAAACCGACGAGACGTTGGTCGCTTTTCCGTAA
- a CDS encoding LolA family protein codes for MNAVSNRSIFVVVSSTIFSIGCDLPRVASDPKATQAIEQMAKAYSDCQSYSDSGTVTTVFHSDKEDRTVVKHFSTAMIRPSKFRFEFNEQDDPDSRYIIWQDGGDVLTWWDLKKRSEREDSLGMAIAGATGVSSGSAHTVPAMLMPAEIGGRLITALKSAQLGASESLGEHACLTIKASYGGDPITIWIDEQSHLIRRIDTTSVFDDFTTSETTIYDPVVDDEIEPNRLAYDAPE; via the coding sequence ATGAACGCCGTGTCGAATCGTTCCATCTTCGTCGTCGTTTCTTCGACTATTTTCTCGATTGGGTGCGATCTTCCCAGGGTTGCAAGCGACCCCAAGGCGACACAGGCCATCGAACAAATGGCGAAGGCCTACTCCGATTGTCAGTCCTACAGCGACTCCGGCACCGTCACGACAGTCTTTCATTCTGACAAGGAAGACAGGACCGTCGTCAAACACTTTTCAACAGCGATGATTCGGCCAAGCAAGTTTCGGTTCGAGTTCAATGAACAAGACGACCCAGATTCAAGGTATATCATCTGGCAGGATGGCGGCGATGTTCTCACTTGGTGGGACTTAAAGAAGCGATCCGAACGCGAGGATTCTCTTGGGATGGCGATAGCCGGGGCGACGGGTGTTTCCAGCGGATCGGCACATACTGTCCCAGCGATGCTAATGCCGGCGGAGATCGGCGGTCGTCTGATAACGGCTCTCAAATCGGCACAACTTGGCGCAAGCGAGTCATTGGGCGAACACGCTTGCCTGACTATCAAAGCATCGTATGGAGGCGACCCGATAACCATTTGGATCGACGAGCAGAGTCACTTGATTCGCCGCATCGATACCACGTCCGTCTTCGACGATTTTACAACATCCGAGACGACAATCTACGATCCTGTTGTTGACGATGAAATTGAACCAAATCGGCTAGCCTACGATGCACCCGAGTAG